GACGGCGAGTTCCAGGGGGAGGCTGGAGGAGGCGTCCAGCTTCATGTTGGCCTGGCCGAGGGCTTTGAGGCATTTCATGGTGCGGTTGATATGGGTCTTGCCGGCGAGGGTCTGGACGTCACGAAGGGTCTCGGCTTCCAGATCCAGGGTATCGGCGGCACCGGACTGGACCATGAGGACGGCGCGGAGGAGTTCCAGGGACTGGCGGTGGAGGGCGCGGACATCCGCGCCGTTCTGGGCGGCGCGGGCGATGGCGCCGAGGGCGGCGGCGGAATTGCCGGAGAGGAGGTAGCCTACCAGGTCTTTGGCGGCCTGGGAGTGGCCGAGGCCTAAGACCTCCTGAACGGCTTCCAGGGTGACTTTGTGACCATAGGAGACTGCTATTTGCTCGAGGAGGTTTTCGGCGTCGCGGAGGCCGCCGTTGGCGGCGCGGGCCAGGGCGAGGAGAGCTTTAGGGTCGGCGTCGATGGACTCCTGGTCGCAGATAAAGCGGAGCTTGGCGCCGATGACTTCCGAGGAGAGCCTTCGGAAGTCGAAACGCTGACACCGGGAGGTGATGGTGGCGAGGATTTTATGGGGCTCGGTGGTGCAGAGGACGAAGATGACGTGGGGAGGAGGCTCCTCCAGGGTCTTGAGGAAGGCGTTGGAGGCGGCCTCAGTGAGCATGTGGGCCTCATCCACGATATAGACCTTGTACTTGCCTTCGGTGGGAGAGAAGTGGACCTTGTCACGGATGCCCCGGATCTCGTCGATGCCGCGGTTGGAGGCGGCGTCCATTTCGATGAGGTCCATGAAGCGGCCGGCGTCGGTGGAGAGGCAGATGGGACAGGCGGTGTCAGGCTCGCCACCGGAGGGATGCCGGCAGTTGAGGGCCTTGGCGAGGACTCGCGCGGTGGTGGTCTTGCCGGTGCCTCGGGGGCCGCAGAAGAGGTAGGCGTGCCCGACGTGGCCTCCGGCGACGGCCTGCCGGAGGACGGTGGTGACGTGCTCCTGGCCGGTGACCTGGGCAAAGGTCTTGGGGCGCCACTTTCGATAGAAGACCTGGGAGGTCATAGGCGGTGGGGGACTCCTGGAGAGGGGGCTATGGGGACACTATAGCAGATTGGGGGAGGGGGAAGGGAAGGGTGGAGAGGGACGGGTTTCCAGGCGGGACGGGGGTAGGAGAGGTGAGAAGAGGGGAGAGGATTAATAGGAAGGGAGGGTATCTCAATGGGGAACGGTCGTGGGAGACGGTATAGCCTGTCGGACGGAGCGTAGTGCTAGTGTTTCACCCTCACTCTCCACGGCGAGTCTTCGACCTTAATCCTCTCCCATCAAGGGAGAGGAAATATAAGAAAAAGCTTGGGGCTAGGCATGGAGGCGCTCCTTAATCTCCTCGATACTGGCCGCTTCACAGAAGAGGGCAAGGGCCTCTTGTAGGTTACAGGTGGCTTCTTCGGCGGTATGGCCCTGGCTGGCAATGTCCAATTCTGGGTAGAGGGCAACGTACCAGTCTCCTTCACGTTCAACTACTGCGGTTCTTGACGCACCGTAGCCATAGTTACACCTGGGATGAACTTTAACGACATTTTACCATCATATGAAGACGTGGCCTTCAGGGGCTAGGAAGTTTGTAGAGGTTCTGCTCTGCAATGACCATGTTCTCTTCTTGCGGGTGGCGTTCCGGCGGTTGTAGCCAATGAGGTGGGCGAGGGCGTTTAGGACTAGTCTGAAGATGTGTCCTGACGTTTTGGGAAATGGGACGTTTTTATAGGTGTATAGACTAAGAGATAGCATAGAGTCTCTCCTCCTCCTTAGGGTCGCGAAAGCGGCCAACCTCCCCAAGCCGCCAGGGCGGGCGCCTACCCCCTCGTCCTGGCGGTATTTCTTTTTGGGGGAGGGGGTACGGGAAGGGGACAGAGAGGTGTGATTGTGCCTGACGGACGGAGCGTAGAGCTAGTGTTTCACCCTCTCTTCCTTCGACCAGGCTCAGGACGGCGTCTGTTCTCCCCTATCAAGGGGGAGAAGGGGTAAAGGGGGCTATTGAGGGATTGGCAGGAGGCGAGGATAGAGTGTAATGGTGGCAGGCGTATCGTTGAGGTTTCTCCCGCCTGAGGCGGGTCGAAATGACGTAACACCCTAATCCAACCACGCCCACGGATAGAGAGGGAGCCGGGGCCTAGCTACGAGGTAGGTAGTGCTGGGCATAGATCCTTCGACTTCGCTCAGGATGACAGGACTTGTTTTATTGAGTCACCCTGGGCATGTTCAACGGACACTTTCGGCAGGGAGGGTTAGGAGGTGGGGGGACGGAGGTGGGACCAGGGTTGGGCGGACTCAAAGGCGGCGGAGGCGGCGAGGACGGCGGGTTCGTCGCGAAGGGAACCGACGATCTGGAGGCCGATGGGCAGGCCATCAACGAAGCCGCAGGGGACGCTGGCGGCGGGGTTGCCGGTGAAGTTGAATGGGAAGAGGGTGGCGTAGAAGCCCCACATTTTGCCGACAGGTTTGCCGTCGATGACATGGGGCCGATGGCCGCAGGGGAAGGGAGGGACGGCCAGGGTGGGAGTTAGCAGCAGGTCGTATTTTTTGAAGAAGTCGCGGGTGTAGAGCTGTAGGCGCTGGAGAGCGGCGAGGGCGGCGGCGTACTGGAGGCCGGTGATTTTGGCGCCGTTTTCGATGCCTTCTCTGAGGTAGGGCATCATGAGGTGGCCTTTGTCCAGGTACTGGCCGTAGTTGGCATAGTCGTAGACACCGACAAGGGTAGTCATGAGGTCGCGGACTTCCTGGATGTCGATTTTGTAGACGTTGTCGTCGACGGAAGCGCCGAGGGACTCGAAAACGCGGGCGGCCTTATAGCAGACGTCGCGGACTGATTTTTCGACGGGGATGGAACCGAGGTCGGAGCTGTAGGCGATTCGTAAGCCTTTCACACCCCTGCTGAGGGCGGCGGAGAAGTTTGGGGGTCGAGACATGATGGTGCCGACGGGGGAGGCCTGGGGGTGAGGGCCGGCCATGACCTGGAGGAAGAGGGCGGCGTCGGCGACGGTGCGGGTGAGGGGGCCGTCCTGGGAGTAGAACACGGGGTTGAAGCTCATGGGGCCGGTGTTTCTGCGGGGGACGCGGCCCAGGGAGCCCATGATGCCGTAGATGCCGCAGAAGGACGCGGGGACTCGTATGGAGCCGCCGCCATCGGTGCCGTGGGCGATGGGGTTGAGGCCGGCGGCGACGGAGGCGCCCGCGCCGCCGCTGGAGGCGCCAGCGACCATCTTGGTGTTCCAGGGGTTGCGGCAGAAGTCGCCGAGCTTGTTTTCGGTGACGCCGCCGCCGTGGCCGAATTCCGGGGTGTTGGTCTTGCCAAGGATGATCGCACCGGCGTTTTTTATTCGGGTGACGACGAAGTCGTCCTGGTCGGGGACCCAGTCCTTGAGGATAAGGGAGCCTTTGGTGGTGCGGAGGCCTTTGGTGGGGAGGAGGTCTTTGATGGAGGTGGGGATGCCATGGAGGGGGCCAAGGCGCTTGCCTTTCATGACGTCGGATTCTGCCTGACGGGCCTGGGCGAGGGCCGATACATCGGCCTGCTCCGAATTATGTGAGTTTGTGGAGCAAGCGCCCTCGTCCGCCACAGTGAGGAAGGCGTTTAGCTTTGAATTGAGGGCGTGGATGCGGTCCAGATAAAGCTGGGTCAGCTCGACGGGGGAGAGTTTTTTGCCGGCGATGAGGCGTCGAAGGTCGGTGGCGGGGGTGAAGGCGAGGTCCTGGGAAGAGGGCATGGGGAGACTCCTAGGGGAGGGTTGGGGAGAGGATAGCATAGGGGATGGGAGAGGCAAAGGAAGGAAAAAGGGAGGCCACGTAAGTAATTGGATATGGCGGCAGTCGGTGTGTGAGTTAACTATATGGGAGGTAATGGTAGCGGACGACACGTTGAGGTTTCTCGACTGCTCCATTCGGCTACGTCCGAGTACAAGCCGATCCGCCACGGCGGACGAGCCCCCCTCCCGATTACATCGGGATTTCGCGATTGAATGGGGTTAAGGTGCTCAAAGATTGAATAGAAACTAAGGTTGGGGAGACTTCGCTCAGGGCTAAAGGCTCACCGAAATGACCCTTCGATCCGCCAGAGGCGGGCTCAGGGCAGGCTCCGCAACCTACCCCGCCACCCACCCGAAAAGAGATGGGACTAGGAAGAAGGGACTAGCCTTGAGGTATCTATTTGAGGTAGTCACAGGAGGGGGAGCGGGGTAGGGTACCTACGGCGGTATGTTTCCAAAGGTCTAGGGAGTTATTTGTAGAGGTAAAAGATGGGCAAAGCATCTCTGGCAAGGGGCGTTATTGTGAGGGTTTTCTCCAAGTGGCTGGTGGTAAGGATTGGGGAGGAGGAGAAGGATATTTACTATTCGATGTCCGGGTTGAGGAAGAAGGACTTGATGATGTTGAAG
This window of the SAR202 cluster bacterium genome carries:
- the dnaX gene encoding DNA polymerase III subunit gamma/tau — its product is MTSQVFYRKWRPKTFAQVTGQEHVTTVLRQAVAGGHVGHAYLFCGPRGTGKTTTARVLAKALNCRHPSGGEPDTACPICLSTDAGRFMDLIEMDAASNRGIDEIRGIRDKVHFSPTEGKYKVYIVDEAHMLTEAASNAFLKTLEEPPPHVIFVLCTTEPHKILATITSRCQRFDFRRLSSEVIGAKLRFICDQESIDADPKALLALARAANGGLRDAENLLEQIAVSYGHKVTLEAVQEVLGLGHSQAAKDLVGYLLSGNSAAALGAIARAAQNGADVRALHRQSLELLRAVLMVQSGAADTLDLEAETLRDVQTLAGKTHINRTMKCLKALGQANMKLDASSSLPLELAVVEASTDTPETASTPSRPMAPRPTSPSQPYARPSNPPRQPSRPA
- a CDS encoding amidase: MEQSRNLNVSSATITSHIVNSHTDCRHIQLLTWPPFFLPLPLPSPMLSSPQPSPRSLPMPSSQDLAFTPATDLRRLIAGKKLSPVELTQLYLDRIHALNSKLNAFLTVADEGACSTNSHNSEQADVSALAQARQAESDVMKGKRLGPLHGIPTSIKDLLPTKGLRTTKGSLILKDWVPDQDDFVVTRIKNAGAIILGKTNTPEFGHGGGVTENKLGDFCRNPWNTKMVAGASSGGAGASVAAGLNPIAHGTDGGGSIRVPASFCGIYGIMGSLGRVPRRNTGPMSFNPVFYSQDGPLTRTVADAALFLQVMAGPHPQASPVGTIMSRPPNFSAALSRGVKGLRIAYSSDLGSIPVEKSVRDVCYKAARVFESLGASVDDNVYKIDIQEVRDLMTTLVGVYDYANYGQYLDKGHLMMPYLREGIENGAKITGLQYAAALAALQRLQLYTRDFFKKYDLLLTPTLAVPPFPCGHRPHVIDGKPVGKMWGFYATLFPFNFTGNPAASVPCGFVDGLPIGLQIVGSLRDEPAVLAASAAFESAQPWSHLRPPTS